In a single window of the Micromonospora inositola genome:
- a CDS encoding IS5 family transposase (programmed frameshift) — MIRTWAPDDLWEIAVPLIPPAPVRRQGGGRRRVDDRAVLAAIVYVTQAGCSWWKLPEASFGVTRATAHRRFTEWTAAGFWLRLHEATLDRLGADRRIDWSRAVVDSISVRAEKGANLTGPNPVDRGKPGSKLHVICDRKGLPLAVLVTAANVHDSQLLLPMLDSVPAIRTPNGRRRWRPDKLHADKAYDARELRREVRRRGIKVRIARKGIESSTRLGRHRWVVEACMSWLMRYRRLVRRYDRKGDHFEAFATIASTLICYRRLTK, encoded by the exons ATGATCCGTACCTGGGCGCCGGATGATCTCTGGGAGATAGCGGTGCCGTTGATCCCGCCCGCGCCGGTTCGTCGGCAGGGTGGTGGTCGCCGGCGGGTGGACGACCGGGCGGTGCTGGCCGCGATCGTGTACGTGACCCAGGCGGGTTGTTCCTGGTGGAAGCTGCCTGAGGCGTCGTTCGGTGTCACCAGGGCCACCGCGCACCGCAGGTTCACCGAGTGGACCGCGGCCGGGTTCTGGCTCCGGCTGCACGAGGCGACCCTGGACCGGCTCGGCGCCGACCGGCGGATCGACTGGTCGAGGGCGGTGGTCGACTCGATCAGTGTGCGGGCGGAAAAAGGGGCGA ATCTGACTGGCCCAAACCCGGTCGACCGCGGCAAACCAGGCAGCAAACTCCACGTCATCTGCGACCGGAAGGGGCTGCCCCTGGCTGTGCTGGTCACCGCCGCGAACGTCCACGACAGCCAACTGCTGCTGCCCATGCTCGACAGCGTCCCGGCGATCCGCACACCCAACGGGCGCCGCCGGTGGCGGCCAGACAAGTTGCACGCCGACAAGGCGTACGACGCCCGCGAGCTGCGCCGCGAGGTCCGGCGACGGGGGATCAAGGTACGCATCGCCCGTAAGGGCATCGAGTCCTCCACGCGTCTGGGCCGGCACCGCTGGGTCGTTGAAGCCTGCATGTCCTGGCTGATGCGCTACCGGCGCCTCGTTCGCCGCTATGACCGCAAGGGCGATCACTTCGAAGCCTTCGCCACCATCGCCAGCACCCTGATCTGCTACCGCCGCCTCACCAAATGA
- a CDS encoding HNH endonuclease family protein, whose amino-acid sequence MRVARISTRSSAWRRRLAAIAAVVTAGVGLAAVSAQPAIATPPGIPSKATAQSQLNALTVKAEGSTSGYSRTLFPHWITISGACDTRETVLKRDGTSVVVNSSCAATSGRWYSPYDGATWTAASDVDIDHVVPLAEAWRSGASGWTTSRRQSFANDLRHPQLIAVTDNVNQSKGDQDPSTWQPPLSSYRCTYSKMWITVKYTWGLTLQTAEKSALQSMLNACSS is encoded by the coding sequence ATGCGAGTAGCCCGAATTTCCACCCGATCCTCAGCTTGGCGGCGACGGCTTGCCGCGATAGCCGCGGTTGTGACAGCCGGCGTTGGCCTGGCGGCGGTGAGTGCCCAGCCGGCCATCGCCACCCCGCCCGGCATACCGTCCAAGGCAACCGCCCAGTCACAGCTCAACGCCCTCACGGTGAAGGCTGAGGGCTCGACCAGCGGGTACTCCCGCACCCTGTTCCCGCACTGGATCACGATCAGCGGCGCCTGTGACACCCGGGAGACCGTCCTCAAGCGTGACGGCACCTCCGTTGTCGTCAACAGTAGCTGCGCGGCCACCTCCGGCCGCTGGTACAGCCCGTACGACGGCGCCACCTGGACCGCCGCCTCCGACGTCGACATCGACCACGTGGTGCCCCTCGCGGAGGCGTGGCGGTCCGGTGCCAGCGGCTGGACCACCAGCCGGCGGCAGAGCTTCGCCAACGACCTGAGACACCCGCAGCTGATTGCCGTCACCGACAACGTCAACCAGTCCAAGGGCGACCAGGACCCGTCCACCTGGCAGCCGCCGCTGTCGTCGTACCGGTGCACCTACAGCAAGATGTGGATCACCGTGAAGTACACCTGGGGCCTGACCCTACAAACGGCGGAGAAGTCCGCCCTGCAGAGCATGCTGAACGCCTGCAGCTCCTGA
- a CDS encoding LacI family DNA-binding transcriptional regulator: MNKRVTLRDVAKFTGVHVSTVSRVLRGDDERVSQETAARIVAAAKELGFHRDRWAASLRSGKTGVIGVLVPRITDIVLATVFEGIDAAASAAGYQAVVSSTWDDDEARAVRIRRFIAERVDGLIIADARRTDPALARLAAEQVPFILVSRASRGFPSVTGRDRFGGRLAADHLIDIGCRRLAVVAGPGHASTSADRVAGFLAAAKTRGVEVDPRLVVPSTFDVPGGASAMARVLAAGRPDGVFAVNDFAAIGAMGTLRDHGLRVGREVAVVGYNDIDVDAQLLVPLTSIRTPLGEMGSRALHGMLTLLASGNAESVRLTPELVVRSTTGNFSPAAVTTIG; the protein is encoded by the coding sequence GTGAACAAGCGAGTGACATTGCGGGATGTCGCCAAGTTCACCGGCGTGCACGTCTCCACCGTCTCCCGGGTGCTACGCGGCGACGACGAGCGGGTCAGCCAGGAGACCGCCGCCCGGATCGTCGCCGCCGCCAAGGAACTCGGCTTCCACCGGGACCGCTGGGCGGCCAGTCTGCGCAGCGGCAAGACGGGCGTGATCGGTGTGCTGGTCCCCCGGATCACCGACATCGTGCTGGCCACCGTCTTCGAGGGCATCGACGCAGCTGCCTCCGCCGCCGGCTACCAGGCGGTCGTCAGCAGCACGTGGGACGACGACGAGGCCCGCGCGGTCCGGATCCGCCGGTTCATCGCTGAACGGGTGGACGGACTGATCATCGCCGACGCTCGGCGCACCGACCCCGCGCTGGCCCGACTCGCCGCCGAGCAGGTGCCGTTCATCCTGGTCAGCCGGGCCTCGCGGGGGTTCCCCTCCGTCACCGGCCGGGACCGCTTCGGGGGTCGGCTCGCCGCCGACCACCTGATCGACATCGGGTGCCGTCGGCTGGCCGTCGTCGCCGGCCCCGGACATGCCAGCACGTCCGCCGACCGGGTCGCCGGGTTCCTCGCCGCGGCGAAGACGCGCGGGGTGGAGGTAGACCCTCGGCTGGTAGTGCCGTCGACTTTCGACGTGCCCGGGGGCGCGTCCGCGATGGCCCGGGTGCTGGCGGCCGGCCGCCCCGACGGGGTGTTCGCGGTCAACGACTTCGCCGCAATTGGCGCGATGGGCACGCTGCGCGACCACGGCCTGCGGGTAGGCCGCGAGGTCGCGGTCGTCGGCTACAACGACATCGACGTGGACGCCCAACTGTTGGTGCCGCTCACGTCCATCCGCACCCCACTTGGCGAGATGGGTTCCCGGGCCCTGCACGGGATGCTGACCTTGCTGGCCTCCGGCAATGCCGAGTCGGTACGGCTGACACCAGAACTGGTGGTGCGGTCCACCACCGGCAACTTCTCGCCCGCTGCGGTTACCACCATCGGATGA
- a CDS encoding SDR family NAD(P)-dependent oxidoreductase: protein MSLLVTGGASGIGAAVVEAARRSGETVHVIDVATGVDAADPVAVAEFVDQVGTPDRVAHLAGVVSAGGIEETTLAEWERTIRSNLTSAFVVCQAVVPRMAARGGGSVVLMSSLNARDGGTRLSGTAYAAAKAGVLGLMRHLAVDYGPCGIRVNAVAPGPVDTPMHARLSEEQKATLRRRMPLGRVASATEIADIMLFLLSDSCATVTGMTFDVNGGSHLS from the coding sequence GTGAGCCTGCTTGTCACCGGCGGAGCCAGTGGCATCGGCGCGGCCGTGGTCGAGGCGGCCCGTCGTAGCGGCGAGACGGTGCACGTCATCGACGTCGCCACCGGCGTGGACGCCGCCGACCCGGTCGCGGTGGCCGAGTTCGTCGACCAAGTGGGCACCCCGGACCGGGTGGCCCACTTGGCCGGGGTGGTCAGCGCCGGGGGCATCGAGGAGACCACGCTCGCCGAATGGGAGCGCACCATTCGCAGCAACCTCACCTCGGCGTTCGTGGTCTGCCAGGCGGTGGTGCCCCGGATGGCCGCCCGTGGCGGCGGTTCGGTGGTGTTGATGAGCAGCCTCAACGCCCGCGACGGCGGGACCCGACTCTCCGGCACCGCGTACGCGGCGGCAAAGGCCGGAGTGCTCGGCCTGATGCGGCACTTGGCGGTGGACTACGGCCCGTGCGGGATCCGAGTGAACGCGGTCGCTCCCGGCCCTGTGGACACCCCGATGCATGCCCGGCTCAGTGAGGAGCAGAAGGCGACGCTCCGCCGCCGGATGCCGTTGGGACGGGTAGCCAGCGCGACGGAGATAGCGGACATTATGCTCTTCCTCCTCTCTGACTCCTGCGCCACGGTCACTGGTATGACCTTCGATGTGAACGGGGGTAGTCATCTCAGCTAG
- a CDS encoding HpcH/HpaI aldolase family protein, translating to MYPRPSRLAGVLRDGGVALGSLTLLQEPALGEILGCLGYDFLIIDTEHAAADEQSVLQMVRGAGSAGATPLVRLRRIEEKDLLWALDSGAGGVVLPLVETGAQAAEAVRLTRYPPYGDRTLCSAARAAGHGTARGDFDRYLAWAAENTTTVALVETPAGLANLDEILATDLDVLMLGRADLSVKLGLGYQPTHPDVEAHAVAFVERVVAAGRVAGMLAYSPEEARRWIDRGVRFVVYSQPEMLLSTAYRQAREQILGESA from the coding sequence ATGTACCCGCGTCCGAGCCGGCTGGCCGGCGTCCTACGCGACGGCGGGGTCGCCCTGGGCAGCCTCACCCTGCTCCAGGAGCCGGCGCTCGGGGAGATCCTCGGTTGCCTCGGCTACGACTTCCTGATCATCGATACCGAGCACGCCGCCGCCGATGAGCAGAGCGTGCTGCAAATGGTCCGGGGGGCCGGATCGGCGGGGGCGACCCCGCTGGTCCGGCTACGACGGATCGAGGAGAAGGACCTGCTCTGGGCGTTGGACAGCGGAGCGGGTGGGGTGGTGCTGCCGCTGGTGGAGACCGGCGCGCAGGCCGCCGAGGCGGTCCGGTTGACCCGCTACCCGCCGTACGGCGACCGGACGCTGTGCTCGGCGGCGCGGGCCGCCGGGCACGGCACCGCCCGGGGCGATTTCGACCGGTACCTGGCCTGGGCAGCAGAAAACACCACCACGGTGGCGCTGGTGGAGACCCCGGCCGGGCTGGCCAACCTGGACGAAATCCTCGCCACCGACCTCGACGTGCTGATGCTCGGCCGGGCCGACCTGTCGGTCAAGCTCGGCCTGGGCTACCAGCCCACTCACCCCGACGTGGAGGCGCACGCGGTCGCGTTCGTCGAGCGGGTGGTCGCCGCCGGCCGGGTCGCCGGCATGCTGGCCTACTCGCCTGAGGAGGCGCGCCGGTGGATCGATCGGGGCGTCCGCTTCGTCGTCTACTCCCAGCCGGAGATGCTGCTGTCCACCGCCTACCGGCAGGCCCGCGAGCAGATCCTAGGAGAATCGGCGTGA
- a CDS encoding ABC transporter substrate-binding protein encodes MTRTRVVAALLGVSLLVGTAGCGGDSTESTTADGVDKVTVNSLEILSLAPMMVADAKGFFGKHKVQVEFSNADIYSRLAVQGQGKLDVNIPGVGGALFNAINQGMRVRAVADRQQYRCASDNLLLARTEAFDGGLKSVADLKGKKVAILAKGSTTEYWLDRALSSVGLKQSDLGQIVTLSYPDTVNALKSGAVDAGFLVQPLAYQLISDGQAKRITAMNEVAPNEEQGLITMSQEFIEKRPEAAARWMAGWLEGVRYYQDPANKDEVIRIIAERTKVPAETISKLYGTDQWPYMDPNGRVDTATVMAEDGKWLIDNKVVEKLPEVSNWYDGSVVDAALKIVGEVPANRDCASVQKLES; translated from the coding sequence ATGACGAGGACACGCGTGGTCGCCGCGTTGCTGGGCGTCTCGCTGCTGGTCGGCACTGCCGGGTGCGGTGGCGACTCGACGGAGTCGACGACCGCCGACGGGGTCGACAAGGTCACGGTGAACTCGCTGGAGATCCTGTCGCTGGCACCGATGATGGTGGCCGACGCGAAGGGGTTCTTCGGCAAACACAAGGTCCAGGTCGAGTTCAGCAACGCCGACATCTACTCCCGGCTTGCAGTGCAGGGGCAAGGCAAGCTCGACGTGAACATCCCCGGAGTCGGGGGCGCGCTGTTCAACGCAATCAACCAGGGCATGCGGGTCCGGGCGGTGGCCGACCGGCAGCAGTACCGGTGCGCGTCGGACAACCTGCTGCTCGCCCGGACCGAGGCGTTCGACGGCGGACTGAAGAGCGTCGCCGACCTCAAGGGCAAGAAGGTCGCCATCCTGGCCAAGGGCTCGACCACGGAGTACTGGCTGGACCGAGCGTTGAGCAGCGTCGGGCTCAAGCAGTCCGACCTCGGGCAGATCGTTACGTTGAGCTACCCAGACACCGTCAACGCGCTGAAGAGCGGAGCGGTCGACGCCGGCTTCCTCGTTCAGCCGCTGGCATACCAGCTCATCTCCGACGGGCAGGCCAAGCGGATCACCGCGATGAACGAGGTAGCCCCGAATGAGGAGCAGGGCCTCATCACCATGTCACAGGAGTTCATCGAGAAGCGGCCGGAGGCGGCGGCCCGGTGGATGGCCGGCTGGCTAGAGGGCGTCCGTTACTACCAGGACCCCGCCAACAAGGACGAGGTGATCCGGATCATCGCCGAGCGGACCAAGGTGCCGGCGGAGACGATCAGCAAGCTGTACGGCACCGACCAGTGGCCGTACATGGACCCCAACGGTCGCGTGGACACCGCGACCGTGATGGCCGAGGACGGCAAGTGGCTTATCGACAACAAGGTCGTCGAGAAGCTCCCCGAGGTCTCTAACTGGTACGACGGGTCGGTCGTTGACGCCGCCCTGAAGATCGTTGGCGAGGTGCCAGCCAACCGGGACTGCGCCTCCGTGCAGAAGCTGGAGTCGTGA
- a CDS encoding ABC transporter permease: protein MNESTVPTRDRTTGRPDQPVVRYAMDPKAERPPGRLFRLLSSGAGSVVPVVLVLLLWQLGSMAGLIDRTFFPAPSECLQALVRLVSTGELLPNVGITLRRILLGFLLGVIPATLLGIAMGRVPWIRVVIDPLIAITYPIPVVAILPLLLVIFGTGGQPIIVLAGIISFFPAVVNAMSGVLQVDERLVLMARNMGATQRQILWKIVLPGALPAIFAGIRLAAGLALLGTIAGEFLAASDGIGSMTWRYWQIYQIDNMYATLAVIATLGFFLTTVTLRVQRRFFGWTEGQS, encoded by the coding sequence ATGAACGAAAGCACCGTACCAACCCGCGACCGCACAACCGGGCGACCCGACCAGCCGGTGGTCCGCTACGCCATGGACCCGAAGGCAGAGCGTCCGCCAGGCCGGCTGTTCCGACTGCTCAGCAGCGGAGCGGGCAGTGTCGTGCCGGTGGTGCTCGTGCTGCTGCTCTGGCAGCTGGGCAGCATGGCCGGTCTGATCGACCGGACCTTCTTCCCCGCACCGTCGGAGTGTCTGCAAGCGCTGGTCCGACTGGTCTCCACAGGTGAGCTGCTGCCCAACGTCGGCATCACCCTGCGCCGGATCCTGCTCGGTTTCCTGCTCGGCGTGATCCCGGCGACGCTATTGGGCATCGCGATGGGCCGGGTGCCGTGGATCCGGGTGGTGATCGACCCCTTGATCGCCATCACCTACCCAATCCCGGTGGTCGCGATCCTGCCGCTGCTGCTGGTCATCTTCGGTACCGGCGGGCAGCCGATCATCGTGCTCGCCGGCATCATCTCGTTCTTTCCGGCCGTGGTGAACGCCATGTCCGGGGTGCTCCAGGTCGACGAGCGGCTCGTGCTGATGGCCCGCAATATGGGGGCGACCCAGCGCCAGATCCTCTGGAAGATCGTGCTTCCCGGTGCCCTGCCGGCAATTTTCGCCGGCATCCGGCTTGCCGCCGGGCTGGCGCTGCTCGGCACGATCGCTGGCGAGTTCCTCGCTGCCAGTGACGGCATCGGCTCGATGACCTGGCGCTACTGGCAGATCTACCAGATCGACAACATGTACGCCACGCTCGCGGTGATCGCGACGCTGGGCTTTTTCCTCACCACAGTGACGTTGCGGGTGCAGCGGCGCTTCTTCGGCTGGACGGAGGGCCAATCATGA
- a CDS encoding ABC transporter ATP-binding protein, giving the protein MRIEIDNVVKGYPRADGSRLSVVGNLSTTIEAQEFVCVIGPSGCGKSTLLGLLGGLRRPDGGEIRFVGERSASGPLTSIVWQDYALIPWRSIVDNVAFGLELRRVPTKRRREIAREHLAMMGIETFADAKPHELSGGMRQRAGIARALASDPEVLLMDEPFAAVDAQTRTLLQDELLQVWSQHRKTVLFITHSIEEAVLLADRIVVLGPRPTRIVEEIRVPFPRPRSREIELDPRFTELKHHLWAQLRDATLAAEWAEAKGER; this is encoded by the coding sequence ATGCGTATCGAGATCGACAACGTGGTCAAGGGCTACCCCCGGGCCGACGGCAGCCGCCTGTCGGTGGTCGGGAACCTCAGCACCACTATCGAGGCGCAGGAGTTCGTCTGCGTCATCGGGCCGAGCGGCTGCGGCAAATCAACCCTGCTGGGCCTGCTCGGCGGCCTGCGCCGGCCAGACGGCGGGGAGATCCGGTTCGTCGGCGAGCGAAGCGCCAGCGGGCCGCTCACCTCGATCGTCTGGCAGGACTACGCGCTGATTCCCTGGCGCTCCATCGTAGACAACGTGGCGTTCGGCTTGGAGCTGCGCCGGGTGCCGACGAAGCGTCGCCGTGAGATCGCCCGGGAGCACCTGGCGATGATGGGGATCGAAACGTTCGCCGACGCCAAGCCGCACGAGCTGTCCGGTGGCATGCGGCAGAGGGCCGGAATCGCCCGTGCATTGGCGAGCGATCCCGAGGTGCTCCTGATGGACGAGCCGTTCGCGGCGGTGGACGCCCAGACCCGGACCCTGCTGCAGGACGAGTTGCTCCAAGTCTGGTCCCAGCACCGCAAGACGGTCCTGTTCATCACGCACAGCATCGAGGAGGCGGTGCTGTTGGCCGACCGGATCGTCGTGCTCGGGCCGCGGCCCACGCGAATCGTCGAGGAGATCCGGGTGCCGTTCCCCCGGCCCCGGAGCCGGGAGATCGAACTCGACCCTCGGTTCACCGAACTGAAACACCATCTCTGGGCGCAACTGCGGGACGCCACCCTGGCGGCCGAGTGGGCAGAAGCCAAGGGGGAACGATGA
- a CDS encoding polysaccharide deacetylase family protein — translation MTRVEPGSERDFVGYGEQLPSVKWPDGARVAVSLCLNYEEGAEHSLLDGDPVNEWVGEISYTPTSAEHRDLSQESVYEYGSRAGAWRLLRLFERTNTPVTVYACAEALARNRPLARAFVEAGHEICSHGLRWREPSGMTEEQEREEIRRAVELIGELCGERPVGWYSRYAPSERTRRLLVEEGGFRYDSNAYNDDLPYWMEVAGRRHLVVPYTHTYNDGRFAFSPGYANPTDFFETCRRGIEYLWEEGETSPKMISIGLHARLVGQAGRASALRDLITWAQELPGVWFTRRRDIADWWHQHYSDLPAHGRQ, via the coding sequence ATGACCAGAGTTGAACCCGGCAGCGAACGGGACTTCGTCGGCTACGGCGAGCAGCTGCCCTCGGTCAAGTGGCCAGATGGGGCACGGGTCGCGGTCAGCCTCTGCCTGAACTACGAGGAGGGCGCAGAGCACAGCCTGCTGGACGGCGACCCGGTCAACGAGTGGGTGGGCGAGATCTCGTACACCCCGACCAGCGCCGAGCACCGCGACCTGTCGCAGGAGTCGGTCTACGAGTACGGCAGCCGGGCTGGAGCTTGGCGACTGCTGCGCCTGTTCGAGCGGACGAACACCCCAGTGACCGTGTACGCCTGCGCCGAGGCGCTGGCCCGCAACCGGCCACTGGCCCGGGCGTTCGTCGAGGCTGGGCACGAGATCTGCTCCCACGGGCTGCGCTGGCGGGAACCGTCGGGGATGACCGAGGAGCAGGAGCGGGAGGAAATCCGGCGGGCGGTCGAGCTGATCGGCGAGCTGTGCGGCGAACGGCCGGTCGGCTGGTACTCCCGGTATGCGCCGTCGGAACGTACCCGGCGGCTGCTGGTCGAGGAGGGCGGCTTCCGATACGACTCCAACGCCTACAACGACGACCTTCCGTACTGGATGGAGGTCGCCGGGCGACGGCATCTGGTGGTGCCGTACACCCACACCTATAACGACGGGCGGTTCGCCTTCAGCCCCGGATACGCCAACCCCACCGACTTCTTCGAAACCTGCCGCCGGGGCATCGAGTACCTGTGGGAGGAAGGCGAGACCTCCCCGAAAATGATCTCCATCGGCCTGCACGCCCGACTGGTCGGGCAGGCAGGTCGCGCCTCCGCGCTGCGCGACCTCATCACCTGGGCACAGGAGCTGCCCGGGGTCTGGTTCACCCGCCGCCGGGACATCGCCGACTGGTGGCACCAGCACTACTCGGACCTGCCCGCGCACGGAAGGCAGTGA
- a CDS encoding MmgE/PrpD family protein, with the protein MSAPVSPAAPTADMLPALVAAGVDAADALLATADGQVRVRRVAARLTANALAATGHLPAGLADIGTPDGRCTLLAGPGGTDDPARAAAVTAAAITTSQCDEGLREARGHPGLHAYAAGLAGTEASDGTLRVFLRALAVGWEVGARLGLLFGAPRPGVHPHGGWGTAAAAAAGGVAVGLDTAGLTDTVNLALTVALSGPDATTRSGRAAHHLLPAFGTANGLRTAYLVRDGFPATDPAAGHVIQTIHQGAPTPAAVNAALDPRPLLPAAYFKPVGVCAHTLTSWTAVRALGVPASEVAGVTVHTYAAAALLAHRRPANRLARQFSIPWVVACGLVGVDPGAAADDNRHATVARLAERVTVRHDPRLDGGYPAGRPTVVEVDSRSGRRFTGEARFHPGDRETPLSPDELATIDVELIATPGAPEGSGELLARLASSPDVMPLRGLTRLVRTDQADSTAPPITSHAPKRM; encoded by the coding sequence GTGAGCGCCCCCGTCTCGCCGGCCGCTCCGACCGCCGACATGTTGCCCGCGCTGGTGGCCGCCGGAGTGGACGCCGCCGATGCGCTGCTCGCCACCGCCGACGGCCAGGTCCGAGTACGCCGGGTCGCGGCCCGGTTGACCGCCAACGCGCTCGCCGCCACCGGTCACCTGCCGGCCGGCCTCGCCGACATCGGCACCCCGGACGGTCGCTGCACCCTGCTGGCCGGGCCCGGTGGCACCGACGACCCGGCCCGGGCGGCTGCCGTCACCGCGGCGGCGATCACCACCAGCCAATGCGACGAGGGACTGCGGGAGGCCCGGGGGCATCCTGGACTGCACGCGTACGCCGCCGGCCTGGCGGGCACCGAGGCCAGCGACGGGACGCTGCGGGTGTTCTTGCGAGCGTTGGCAGTCGGGTGGGAGGTGGGCGCCCGGCTCGGACTGCTGTTCGGCGCGCCCCGGCCCGGGGTGCACCCGCACGGAGGCTGGGGCACTGCCGCGGCGGCCGCCGCGGGCGGGGTCGCCGTCGGGCTGGACACCGCCGGGCTGACCGACACGGTGAACCTTGCGCTGACCGTGGCACTGAGCGGACCCGATGCGACCACCCGCAGCGGGCGCGCGGCGCACCACCTGCTGCCCGCGTTCGGGACGGCGAACGGGCTGCGGACGGCGTACCTGGTGCGCGACGGGTTCCCGGCGACCGACCCAGCTGCGGGCCACGTCATTCAGACCATCCACCAGGGTGCTCCCACCCCGGCGGCGGTCAACGCCGCGCTCGACCCCCGGCCGTTGCTGCCGGCTGCCTACTTCAAGCCGGTAGGAGTGTGCGCGCACACGTTGACCAGTTGGACGGCAGTACGCGCGCTGGGCGTCCCCGCCTCCGAGGTAGCCGGGGTGACCGTGCACACCTACGCGGCGGCGGCCCTGCTCGCGCACCGGCGACCCGCCAACCGACTGGCTCGGCAGTTCAGCATCCCTTGGGTGGTGGCATGCGGCCTGGTCGGCGTGGACCCGGGCGCGGCGGCCGACGACAACCGGCACGCGACCGTCGCGCGGCTCGCGGAACGGGTCACCGTCCGCCACGATCCGCGCCTGGACGGCGGGTACCCCGCCGGCCGACCCACGGTGGTTGAAGTGGACTCCCGGTCGGGTCGGCGGTTCACCGGTGAGGCCCGCTTCCACCCCGGCGATCGGGAAACACCGCTGAGCCCGGACGAGCTGGCGACGATCGACGTCGAACTGATCGCTACGCCTGGGGCGCCCGAGGGCTCCGGCGAACTGCTGGCCCGGCTCGCCAGCTCCCCCGATGTGATGCCACTACGTGGGCTCACCCGGCTGGTCCGCACCGACCAAGCCGACTCCACCGCGCCACCCATCACCTCTCATGCGCCGAAAAGGATGTGA
- a CDS encoding quinone oxidoreductase family protein, whose product MKTEAVVIERYGGPEVLTRTKVEVPPPGPDEVLLRVLAVAVNHLDADLRAGVSRMPLRLPHVLGREVVGVVEEIGSRVADRSPGDRVVVLPNTPCGTCPRCLGGRANLCPLADMPGITRWGGYACHTLAPARGLLDLGDLDPVLAAATPISFGTAWRTLYSIGRLAPGEWVLAPGAAGGLGHAVVQLARLGGARVVGLVGDPAKAEFVRSLGAEAVLSTRDRDWPVQAREITGGAGFDVIVEHIGGDVFEAALGTLASTGRLVVAGGHAGEHPHLDVIDTFRNEYELRGSRSQRPDEIARVLGLVATGQVSPRVDSVLPLADAAGAHWAMADRRVLGKMVITP is encoded by the coding sequence GTGAAGACCGAAGCCGTGGTGATCGAACGGTACGGCGGCCCAGAGGTGCTGACCCGTACCAAGGTGGAAGTGCCACCGCCCGGACCGGACGAAGTGCTGCTGCGGGTGCTGGCGGTGGCCGTCAACCACCTCGACGCCGACCTGCGCGCCGGGGTGTCTCGGATGCCGCTGCGCCTGCCCCACGTGCTCGGCCGGGAGGTCGTCGGGGTGGTGGAGGAGATCGGCTCTCGGGTGGCCGACCGCAGCCCTGGCGACCGAGTAGTCGTCCTGCCGAACACACCATGCGGCACATGCCCCCGCTGCCTCGGCGGGCGGGCCAACCTCTGTCCACTGGCGGACATGCCTGGGATCACCCGGTGGGGCGGCTACGCGTGCCACACCCTCGCGCCGGCCCGAGGGCTACTCGACCTCGGCGACCTCGACCCGGTGCTGGCGGCGGCGACGCCGATCTCGTTCGGCACCGCGTGGCGCACGCTGTACTCGATCGGACGGCTCGCGCCTGGCGAGTGGGTGCTCGCGCCAGGGGCGGCCGGTGGGCTCGGCCACGCTGTGGTGCAGCTAGCCCGGCTCGGCGGCGCGCGCGTGGTCGGGCTGGTCGGCGACCCGGCGAAGGCCGAGTTTGTCCGCTCGCTCGGCGCGGAAGCGGTGTTGAGTACCCGGGACAGGGACTGGCCGGTGCAGGCCCGCGAGATCACCGGGGGCGCGGGCTTCGACGTGATCGTCGAGCACATCGGCGGGGACGTGTTCGAGGCCGCGCTCGGCACGCTTGCCTCCACCGGCCGGCTTGTCGTCGCCGGCGGACACGCCGGTGAGCACCCCCACCTGGACGTCATCGACACCTTCCGCAACGAGTACGAGCTGCGGGGCTCGCGCAGCCAGCGCCCTGACGAGATTGCCCGGGTGCTGGGGCTGGTGGCGACCGGGCAAGTCAGCCCGCGGGTCGACAGCGTTCTGCCGCTGGCCGACGCGGCAGGGGCGCACTGGGCGATGGCCGACCGGCGCGTGCTCGGCAAGATGGTGATTACGCCGTGA